The stretch of DNA ATGAGGGATATATAAGAAAAATAGATAATGATATTAAAAAGTATAAAAAATTAGATAGTATAAAAATTCCAAGAGAATTTGATTATAACAATATTCCAGGGCTTAGGAGAGAGTTTGTAGAAAAATTTAAAAAAGTTAAGCCCGGGACATTAGCGCAGGCTATTCAGATACCAGGGGTTACTCCTTCAGCAATATCGATTTTGCATGTGTACATAAAGAA from Deferribacterota bacterium encodes:
- a CDS encoding tRNA uridine-5-carboxymethylaminomethyl(34) synthesis enzyme MnmG; its protein translation is EGYIRKIDNDIKKYKKLDSIKIPREFDYNNIPGLRREFVEKFKKVKPGTLAQAIQIPGVTPSAISILHVYIKKGNYERANKIS